From the genome of Chryseobacterium shigense, one region includes:
- a CDS encoding BT4734/BF3469 family protein, which translates to MINRISHCTNRTITGSFQNIGEVIEFIRNPPPEHIELVENARSLKKGSSEYQNTKKYKLPAITINFSFSNGYIIGKNVSKPTGYLYIDVDDMTEKDFKINTAYVCAYWRSLSNKGLTLVVKVDGLTPDNFKIVTQKIAKLLNIPYDPQAVSVERLTVLSYDPNAYYNDHVEVFSVVELIPSQNSAVKHSSMGTQIFRDTIIKDNSLISIHCDGKIRYNNLDEAAQGLNPEYNDQGVHDCGENKVKYHSAFMPKRVKEGNREKTLNLYAKRLIYLNPDLSIETLSKLIHTANMLNLLVPLENKEVREIIDKAFNARKALRTNKTKRFFFQDVTLTPVEKSRKCLDVLNQEKREKTLEKKNQISELFCNWDCHTGGKVTPKKVMDLTGLKKTMVYNYFRDNKNNVPNCG; encoded by the coding sequence ATGATAAATAGAATATCACATTGTACCAACAGAACTATTACAGGCTCATTTCAAAATATCGGAGAAGTTATTGAATTTATTCGTAATCCACCACCAGAACATATAGAATTAGTTGAGAATGCTCGATCTTTAAAAAAGGGATCTTCTGAGTATCAAAATACGAAAAAATACAAGCTTCCTGCAATAACTATTAATTTTAGCTTCTCTAACGGTTACATCATAGGTAAGAATGTATCGAAACCAACAGGATACTTATATATTGATGTTGACGACATGACTGAAAAAGATTTCAAGATTAATACAGCTTATGTATGTGCTTACTGGCGTAGTTTATCTAATAAAGGTTTGACTTTAGTAGTAAAAGTTGATGGATTGACACCTGATAATTTTAAAATTGTTACCCAGAAGATTGCAAAGCTGTTAAATATACCTTATGATCCGCAGGCAGTATCTGTTGAAAGGCTGACAGTATTGTCATACGACCCGAATGCATATTATAATGATCACGTGGAAGTGTTTTCTGTTGTTGAGCTGATACCTTCTCAAAACAGTGCAGTAAAACACAGTAGTATGGGAACTCAGATTTTCCGCGACACTATCATTAAAGATAACTCTTTAATAAGTATACACTGTGACGGAAAAATAAGATACAATAACCTTGATGAGGCTGCTCAAGGGCTCAATCCCGAATATAACGATCAAGGTGTTCATGACTGTGGTGAGAACAAGGTCAAGTATCACAGTGCTTTTATGCCTAAAAGAGTAAAAGAAGGAAACCGTGAAAAAACATTAAATCTGTATGCTAAACGTCTGATATATCTAAACCCCGATCTTAGTATAGAAACGCTTTCTAAGTTGATTCACACAGCTAATATGCTCAATCTGCTTGTACCATTAGAAAATAAAGAAGTGCGGGAAATAATAGACAAAGCGTTTAATGCCAGAAAAGCTCTCAGAACCAATAAAACAAAAAGATTCTTTTTTCAGGATGTTACCCTGACTCCTGTTGAAAAAAGTAGAAAATGTCTAGATGTATTAAACCAAGAAAAACGAGAAAAAACACTAGAAAAGAAAAACCAGATCTCGGAATTATTCTGCAATTGGGATTGTCATACAGGCGGTAAGGTTACTCCCAAAAAAGTAATGGATCTGACGGGATTAAAAAAGACAATGGTCTATAACTATTTCAGAGATAATAAGAACAATGTTCCCAATTGTGGATAA
- a CDS encoding helix-turn-helix domain-containing protein: MTNSAIQLMQIDINSFGQFIQKLVREELEKIIPVQSEEKEFYTREETAKLLNVSLTTLFHWNNQGVLKAKKLGKRVYYSKSDVLSQLDS; the protein is encoded by the coding sequence ATGACAAATTCAGCTATTCAATTGATGCAAATAGATATAAATTCTTTTGGTCAATTTATTCAAAAACTTGTTAGGGAAGAATTAGAAAAAATTATTCCTGTACAATCAGAAGAAAAAGAGTTTTATACTCGTGAAGAAACTGCAAAGCTTTTAAATGTTAGTTTAACAACATTGTTTCACTGGAATAACCAAGGAGTATTAAAAGCCAAGAAATTAGGAAAGCGAGTGTATTACTCTAAATCTGATGTCCTCTCACAGCTAGATAGCTAA